A stretch of the Vitis vinifera cultivar Pinot Noir 40024 chromosome 16, ASM3070453v1 genome encodes the following:
- the LOC100250448 gene encoding uncharacterized protein LOC100250448 isoform X2, which yields MYYRFLLVMGETPELTNTCVCDLEVDYESQEIASIVYSALDVDKELHPDKVKRQMSVSDGKLSVHFEGVEARFLRASFSAFVDVLTLATKTAEEFGKGMESWHHSPVPN from the exons ATGTACTATCGGTTTCTGTTGGTGATGGGGGAGACACCAGAGTTAACAAATACATGTGTATG TGATTTGGAAGTAGATTATGAGTCTCAGGAGATTGCTTCCATTGTTTACTCAGCATTAGATGTTGATAAGGAG TTGCATCCAGACAAAGTAAAGAGGCAAATGTCAGTCTCTGATGGGAAACTTTCAGT GCATTTTGAGGGGGTGGAGGCAAGATTTCTTCGTGCATCATTTAGTGCCTTTGTTGACGTTCTAACCCTCGCTACAAAAACAGCCGAGGAATTTGGGAAAGGAATGGAATCGTGGCACCATTCACCAGTACCCAATTAG